Genomic segment of Acidimicrobiia bacterium:
CACGAGCTTGTTCGACGGATCCTCGCCGGCGTCGATGAACGAGTAGAACCGCTCGTGCAGCCGCGGTGTCGGTGACGACACGTGCTCGAGGTTGGCGAAGAGGCCCCCGGGCTCCAGCCGGTCGAACACCTCGGCGTACAGCGCACGCTTGCGCGCGTCCTCCACGTGGTGGATCGCGAACGAGCTCACGACGACGTCGAACGAGCCGAGCGTGTCGGGCAGCGACCGGTCGAGATCGTGCTCGACGACGGTGACCGACCGGTCGCCCGCGAACCGCTCACGGGCCGCGGCGAGCATCGTCGGCGAGAAGTCGACGGCCACCGCCTCCGCGAACGCGCAGTGCGCCCGCAGACGCGCGAGGAGCCGGCCGTCACCCGTGCCGAGGTCGAGGACGCGTGTCGCGGTCGCCGGGACCAGCTCCCACAGCGTCGCCTCGCC
This window contains:
- a CDS encoding class I SAM-dependent methyltransferase; translated protein: MRSELSGAASSRARPDKNEWRTDAHASAYLARADQYRRDEGEATLWELVPATATRVLDLGTGDGRLLARLRAHCAFAEAVAVDFSPTMLAAARERFAGDRSVTVVEHDLDRSLPDTLGSFDVVVSSFAIHHVEDARKRALYAEVFDRLEPGGLFANLEHVSSPTPRLHERFYSFIDAGEDPSNKLVPVDVQLAWLRDIGFDDVDCYWKWRELALLAGVKPS